taaaaaagaataaataaaaaataaataaatccaaCTTTAGCTTCGCGACaaaaaaagccaaaaaaataatattccATTTTAGCTTAAAAAACAATGAGGACTCATAAAGCTTCATTTTGATGTATTCGTCACTTTGTATTATTCATCTAAaaaggggcaagtaaatgaGGTGAACCAGTAGGTTATAAaatttgtcattttttttttaatatttgtcctTGTTTTTATGTCCTAGACAAGTAGTTAGCCCATAAAACATTAATAGTTGTAGAATTATTCGTGTTTGGAGACGGCCCGAATTGCTGAATTTTTGAGCGAAAAGGTCCGAGTCATTCTGCGCCCACCAAACACGTCCTTGACGCGGTATGTTTATTTGTAATTTTCTCTTCCAATGTCCTTTTACGCGTTTTCAATTGAAgatgctttttctttttctttacttcTCAGGCACTGATTGATTGATGATATTATTATCATTCGTTACCAATTTAAGAATGAAAAAACGCGGTGATGGATTTAATATTAGAGGAGGAGGAGCAGCAGCATCATAAAGGCATGAAACAATGCTGCGTCGTGTTCCACAACAATAAATAAAGTCCTTTAACTTAGACAAAatgtttaaattaaaaagacaTAAAGTAGTGCTAGTGGTGTATTTTCGGCTTTCGCAATTTCGCATCATTAAATCATAAATTAAAGCAAACCAAAATTTGGTTAATCGAGCTCGTTCAGTAAgcaagtttaaattttattttgtatatgcGATAATTTATTGATTATGACAAACTATTAAATAGAACTTAAATTTGCAACGAATTAATTTTTCGAGACCATTTTGATAAAGgcattaaaaatatattttttgttaagaCGTTTATATGTGTCATGATATTATTGGACATTTTTATTAAACtagttaataatttatttttaaataaactagaacaaaattgatttattatagcaataataataaactcAATTATTcgtattataattattaaaccCGATTTAATCCGAACAATTTACACAATATAAACCGaatcatgtttaaatttttgataaaaagacaaatatatccttaatttttgtttaaaaaaaaccATAATCGAGTGAGTTATGTAAATTAGTCGGTTCGACCAGATTTGATAACAATTaggtttattattattattataaaaaaatcgattttattctaatttattaaaaaattaaaaaataacaaattcatTAATACGTCCAATAATAACGCCGTACATTAGTGtctttacaaaaaatattttacgcGTCTTTATGAGAACATCCCTACTTAATCCTTAACCTGTCAGATTGAAAAATaccataaacaaaaaaaaattcataaattaaagctgaaaatgaaaatttaacagtttaattaaatttttttaaaaattaatttaaataataaataattatattaaaaatatcttataaataaattattttatatttaatttttttattttaaaaatatttattttaaaaaaatatgataaaaaatttttattttaattttttataaatacttaaataattttttttaaaaattataatttaactTTAAAAATGATATCAGACaataatactattattttttataaataaaaaactcaaaaaaagaATAGCTTTTGAAGCTTGTCAACGGACCCTAGGTGATTTCTCATTTCTCTCTATTTATTCGTTTCATTATATATAAGTTTTACAATCTACAAGAACATATGGTCTTCTAGATTTCCTTCCTTAAGTATAAGGCGGGCGCAGCCATTGACCCTTATATCTCCCAACAATAAACAAAACATAACAGAACACCATCAACAGAACCGTTACTCAAGCCTTGTTTCAAATATCCTCTTACTCTGTTCTCTTTTGATCTTTTCTGATTCTTCAAGACAGGATAAGGTTCTGAGAAACTTCActtttgtctttattttttttcaggGTCCCCCCCACCAAGCTTTACTTACAGTGTCTCTCTCTTTTTCCACGAAAATCACATTTCATTCAAAGTTTCGCACCTAACTTCTAAGAAGGTTGCTAGGAAACCCAGGAAATAGTCACACCCATTATATGACAGGGGTCTCACCGAGTCTCTCCGAATTCATTTGAATATTTCATGTTTCACACTTCATAGTTAATAGGAAGCAgattatttattgttatttagTGAGCAAAAGTTGGTTCGTTGGAGAAGTTTGAAGAAGATGATGGAGAGCTACCTAAAAGAGAATTTTGATGTGAAGCCTAAGAATTCATCTGAAGAAGCACTTGAGAGATGGAGGAAGCTATGTGGGATGGTCAAGAACCCCAAAAGAAGGTTCCGTTTCACTGCAAATCTCTCCAAGAGACAAGAAGCAGATGCCATGCGTCTTGGCAACAAGGTATCTTTTCATGTTTTTTGATGTTCACTGTTTTTAATGATACTAAGAAGCTGTTTATGTTTCTGCTTTCCCATATTATAAACAATATGAAGACTTATTGTTCCCTCTATATTGCAGGAGAAGCTGAAGGTGGCAGTTTTGGTTTCCAAAGCAGCATTTCAATTTATCCAAGGTAAGAATTTTCATCAGCATTATACTGAATAGTGAACGAGTTCAAGGTTCAATGTATTTAGTATTTACTCATGATGACATCCTCAGGTGCACAAGTGAAACCAAGTGATGAAAAAGTACCTGAAGAAGTTAAAGCAGCAGGTTTCGAAATCAGTGGTGATGAATTGGGGACTATTGTTGAAGGCCATGATGTGAAGAAGCTGAAATCTCATGGTGGGGTTGATGGCATTGCAGAGAAGCTTTCTACATCAACCAGCAAGGGGCTTAGCAGTGATCCTGATTCACTGAGCAAGAGACAAGACATATATGGGATCAACAAATTCGCCGAAAGCGAAGCCAAGAGTTTCTGGGTTTTTGTTTGGGAAGCCCTTCAAGACATGACTCTGATGATACTTGGAGTGTGTGCTTTTGTGTCTCTGATAGTTGGCATTGCAACAGAAGGTTGGCCAAAGGGAGCACATGACGGTCTTGGCATTGTTGCCAGCATACTACTGGTTGTGTTTGTGACAGCAACCAGTGATTACAGGCAGTCATTGCAATTCAAAGATTTGGacaaggagaagaagaagatttcaGTTCAGGTAACAAGAGACGGTTGCAGGCAGAAGATGTCAATATATGAATTACTTGCTGGTGATATTGTGCATCTTTCAATTGGTGATCAAGTACCTGCTGATGGACTATTTCTCTCTGGATTCTCTCTGTTGATTGATGAATCAAGCTTGACAGGGGAGAGTGAACCGGTTATGGTGAACTCTGAGTATCCATTTCTTCTTTCTGGAACCAAGGTTCAAGATGGATCTTGCAAGATGTTGGTTACCACTGTGGGAATGAGGACTCAATGGGGAAAGTTGATGGCAACTCTGAGTGAAGGTGGAGATGATGAAACTCCATTACAGGTTAAATTGAATGGAGTTGCAACCATTATTGGCAAGATAGGCCTCTTCTTCGCCGTGGTTACATTCGCGGTTCTTGTGCAAGGACTAGTGAGCCGTAAGCTCCAAGAAGGGAGAATATGGAGCTGGAATGGAGATGATGCTTTGGAGATGCTGGAATTCTTCGCTGTCGCGGTTACCATAGTAGTTGTTGCTGTCCCAGAAGGGCTGCCACTGGCTGTGACATTGAGCCTTGCCTTCGccatgaagaagatgatgaatgatAAGGCCCTTGTGAGGCATTTGGCCGCGTGCGAAACCATGGGATCTGCCACAACTATATGCAGTGACAAGACTGGAACTCTAACAACTAATCACATGACTGTtgtgaaaacatgcatttgTATGAACACCAATGAAGTGAGTAACAATAAGGCTTCTGATTTGTGTTCTGAGCTTCCTGATTCTTCCATGAAACTGCTCCTTCAGTCAATATTCAACAACACTGGAGGAGAGGTTGTGGTTAACAAACATGGGAAGCGAGAGATCTTAGGGACACCAACAGAGACTGCAATCTTGGAGTTTGGCTTGTCACTTGGTGGAGATTTTCAAGCAGAGAAACAAGAATGCAATGTTGTTAAAGTTGAGCCTTTCAACTCCACCAAGAAGAAAATGAGCCTTGTGGTGGAGCTCCCTGGTGGTGGATTGCGTGCACACTGCAAAGGTGCTTCTGAGATCATCCTGGCCTCTTGTGACAAGGTGCTTAACTCCGCCGGCGAGGTTGTCCTGCTCAATGAAGAATCAAATAACCATCTCAAGGCTACAATAGACCAGTTTGCTAATGAGGCACTCAGAACATTATGCCTTGCCTATAAAGAATTAGATAATGGATTCTCTTCTGAGGATCCAATTCCTGATTCTGGCTATACTTGTATAGGAATTGTTGGTATCAAGGATCCGGTTCGCCCCGGCGTTAAGGAATCTGTAGCAGTATGCCGCTCTGCTGGAATCACAGTGAGGATGGTTACAGGAGATAATATCAATACTGCCAAGGCTATAGCCAGGGAATGTGGGATCTTAACAGATGATGGCATAGCCATTGAAGGTCCAGAGTTTAGAGAGAAGAGTGAGGAAGAATTGCTTAAACTCATTCCCAAAATTCAGGTAATTCTTTCATTCTATCAAATGAATGATTCATTGTTTAATACTTCCATTAACAATAGTTGTGacatacttttcctttttcagGTAATGGCTCGGTCGTCGCCTTTAGACAAACATACATTGGTGAAACACTTGCGTAACACGTTTGGGGAAGTTGTAGCTGTAACTGGAGATGGAACAAATGATGCTCCAGCACTTCATGAAGCTGACATTGGACTTGCTATGGGCATTGCTGGAACTGAGGTAAGTGCAATTTCAATAGTTTTGTGTTAAGTTTTAGTCATTAATGATCTTAATTAATTCCATAACTCTTGCATTGTGCAGGTTGCAAAAGAAAGTGCTGATGTCATAATTCTAGATGACAACTTCTCCACAATAGTGACAGTGGCCAAATGGGGACGTTCTGTTTacataaatattcaaaaattcgTGCAGTTTCAGTTAACGGTTAATGTGGTTGCATTGATAGTGAACTTCACCTCAGCATGTGTGACAGGTTAGAAAATTAGCTTAATTTGTCTACTTTCAATGTCATTTATGAACCTCTTATCGGTTTGTCTCTAATTATATTGGATTCATTATCTCAACAGGAAGTGCACCCCTCACAGCTGTTCAACTTTTGTGGGTGAACATGATCATGGATACACTGGGAGCACTAGCACTAGCAACTGAACCTCCGAATGATGATTTAATGAAGCGTTTGCCTGTTGGAAGGAAGGGCAATTTCATCAGCAATGTCATGTGGAGGAACATCTTGGGACAATCATTGTATCAGTTTATGGTGATATGGTTTCTTCAGTCAAGGGGGAAATCGATATTTTCGCTCGACGGCCCTGACTCGGATCTGGTCTTAAACACACTCATTTTCAACACATTTGTCTTCTGTCAGGTAAACATTGACTAAATTCAAAGCACATGATATTTCAGTTATAACTAACTGTTGCAAAAATTTACCTTAACATATGTGGCTTGGTTTTGGTTGTGCAGGTTTTCAATGAGATTAACTCACGTGAGATGGAGGAAATAGATGTTTTCAAAGGCATATTGAACAATCATGTTTTCGTGGGTGTCCTTACTGCTACTGTTTTCTTCCAAATCATAATAGTGGAGTACTTGGGAACCTTTGCAAACACAGCACCTCTAACTCTGGTTCAATGGTTCTTCAGCTTGTTGGTTGGATTTTTAGGCATGCCAATCGCAGCTCGCTTGAAGAAGATCCGTGTTTGAAGAACTTTGTTGTGCATAATAACTCTGTTCAGAAGATTGTTTATGGTTGGTTATCACACAGCTTCAAGGTCTCTTGTAGATTACTAACTAGTTTATTCAATTGTTTGTTATATGAAAAGAGAATGGTAGATGAAAGGACGCAGCAAAATACAGTGTGTAGATAATGCTGACTCCTTTAGCACTGCTAGAATGAAACTCTTTCTAggatttcaatttttatttttctatttatgcatttattttGCAATTTGTCCGAGTGCATTTCATTGGATTTTTTaagggaaaaaagaaaaaacttgTAATGCACTGGCAAATGATATTGCTTTATGCTATTGCTTCAGTTGCACTGTAAATGAAGAGTTATGTATATTGGGCATCTAAAGGCCTCTTCATATTATTTAGACTGAATGATACTGAGGAGGTGAAACATTCAGAAATAAAACTAGTTCTAACTTTCTATTCATCTGTCATGGATACCTTTCCAGTTTCATATAAATGATGCATCCAAAGAggttcaatcaaatcttttgcAAAGGTTAATTTATCCAGTTCCTCTTCATGATTCTCTTCTGCAATTTCCCTCTCTATCTTAGGATAGATCCCCTGCAGAGAAGACAGCATCATGTCACCCCAATCCCTGTCGTCATGTTCGAACAACTTGAAACGTACAAAGTGCAATAGTCCTAATGCTAGTCCAATGTCTTTTCTTTCCAGCCCAACAAGTGAAGAATCCAAGAAAATAACCCCAACTGCATCCATTACATCGGAATTCTTTTTCAATAGCACAACCAGCATGGACACAAGCCTATCAAAGGCAGAGAATTTCTGTTGGTCGGAATATCCATCTTCTGCAGCGTCCTTTACAGATGACAGCTCAGTCTTGGCTACAATCAAGATCCATTTTGGAATACGAAGCTTCATTTGGTCAGATGCAGTTGAATGTTTCCTGCCACCCACACCATGTTTCTGAACACTTATAGATGCTAATGCCAGAACCAAATCGGGGAGCCAAGGGTTTGCTGCTGCAACAAGACGCGAGGCATATCCAGAGCCCAAGTATGATTCAATCAAAACGACTAAATCAAGCAGGTCATTTGCAAGGGCAAAAGCTGTTGGTGAATTTGTGGATAATCCACTGGAATCTGTGAGTGTCATATTTAGTACTTTTGTTGCATAGGTGAAAGAGCTTTTCAGACAAAAGAATACGCTTTTCATATCATCTTCGTTAAACCGTATCTGTTTATGATGTAGCCTGTCCAACGAAGACATAATGTGCTGCACACATTTTGATGTGTAATTTAAGAATAATTCATGGTTGTGGGGAGCAAAATCCATTGCGAATGTGTCAGCCATGAACTTGAGAACAGCAGTAAGCATCTTCACCTTACATAATACTTGCCGAGGTTTGTTGTGCGCAGAATCTATGCATATGTTTAGTGTAAAAGTCAGAAATAAAGTACAGGTAAAATATACacggacaaatgcaagacataACAAAAACACACAATCTTTATGGTTAAACAGCATATTGTTAAGAAGCATCCCCTGATCCCCAAGTAGTTCTTAGACCCTAAAACACTATGTATTATATAAACATCTACTCCCCACCACTACTTGAATAACATGTATATTAAGGAGATAACATACCACTTTGTGTGGCAATTCTATTTGTCCTGTTGGCAGACTGAAGATCTGAATCAACTTTGTCATTTTTTGTGGAGTCATCTGCTACAAATAGTTTTTCTAAACAGTCGAGCACATGCTCTATCGTCTGCTCCAAGATAGACTGCTCAAAAGAAATTTAAACAGAAAGTAATAAAAGTCGAATTAGGCATGCTATAATTATAACCAATCTGGTCCTTTTACAATAAGATCAACCCAAAGATACAAGGGGTAGTGTGGAAATTAAATTAGTCAATTAGTTAACTGATAAAACAAAGTGGCAGTAAAGAAAGACAATTAAAAAAGAGAACTGATAAGATCAGAGGTGCATAAAATTCTGAAATATGAAATTTCAAAAGCGGCAAAAAGtcaaccaaaaaaaaagaaaaatcaaagttAAATATTATACTTGCCTCTGAGAGTGATGTAGAAGCCTCAGTCTTACGTTTTTTCCTATCATTATTCTGAATACTAGTTGTGCTAACAATATCAACGGTCATTTGCAGAGCAATAGCCATATATGCCAAAATGGGGGAAATGTCCATGTAATCATACTCCCCACAATGCACAATTGTTACCTCGGAGATTATCTTGAGGGATAAAAATAACATCTCTAACGTTTGAGGTCTTAGCAAGGCTTTTCTGGTATCCTCGTTTAGAAGGAAGTCCCTAACTTGCCATGCTATCCCAACAGCAACTAAATAATCATCCTCAAAAGATTGCTTTCTGTTTATAATCTTTGATTTAAATGAGAAATTTCCAGAGGATTTAGATTTCTTCCCCTTAACAGAAGAAATGCTATGTGATGGCATGACTGTGCCAAATTTAATATGACACCGGTAAGCAGCCTTATGCAAGAGGGATGTTAAGGCTTCCAACATATCATCAAAATAACCCAATGAAAGCAATAACTTATGTGCAGACCTCACTTCAGATTGGCGATCAACATCCTCAGATAAACCATTGCAGTTTGTGACAATAGCCATGCATTCTTCAAGTAGTCCAGCAACACCATCTGGATGGACAGCAGAAAGGAGGTTGAATAAAGAAGATTGAGCTTGGCCTGTTGATGCCAaagtaagtaatttttttactttctcTTGAGTAAATAATTGTTTGAGGGCATTCTTGTAGCATAGTTCACTGGCTAAGTCATCACAAAGGTAGCTAGCAGCAACAAGAAAACCCTCAATCTGATTTGCATCCAACTTATGAGGTGACAAGACCAAACTCATGAATGCTTTGATGAGTTCCATAAGATGATCTTTAGGTGCTCCTTCCAAGATTGCAAATTTGCAGAAGATTGCACCTCCCATCGGAGACCTTCTCATAAGTGTAATGCAACGATTACATGCCTCCTCAATGGGTACTTTCGAGGGAAAGTATGATGGCATAAGCAATTTTGTTATCTTCTGAGCCACAGGAGGTTGATCACTAGCAAGGATAGACAATAGTGAATCAAGCTCCACCACCTCCAGAATATTCAAAAGAACAGTCAGCAAACCAATCAGAATGCATAATATTACCAAATACATAAGAAACAAGAACATTGTAATCAACACTGACTTCAAGAACATGTACCTTGTTGAACTGAAAATTTCTGACGTCCTCTAGGTGTAATAAGAGATCTGCTGCAGCAACTCGAACTGTGAGAACATTGTCCAGCATTAAATGCCGAAGTCTTGGCAAGAGAACCTTAAGAATTTCATGAGAGTGGGGATTGCCAAGCAAATAAATTATGCCATTTAACATGGAAACCCTCACTTCACTGCATGCATCGTGAGACATGTCATCAAATAGTTTTGTAATTATCTTTGTTATGATTGGTGAAGGAATAATTTCCCAAAACAGATGAAGCACACGACAGGAACCCTCAACagcaattgttctgacttgtgGACAATCATCCTTAAGTAACCTTTCTAATAAGAAGAACTGCTTATCAAGCAATATATCTTTCTCCTCTTTCGTAGCATCAGGGTCTTCAAGAGGGAACAAGTCAAGAAGTAAATATAAAGCATTCTGCCTAACATTTGAGTTTGCAACCTATTGCAAAGAACGCAAAGTAAAATTCAGAACATATGGAAAGTAATAACAGTTTAATTGACTAATTCAGAAAGTTCTGCTTAACAATCATTCTCTTACCTGCAAGGACCTAAATATCACAGGCTCAGCAAGCTTAAACAGAAGCTTCTCAACTCCATCTGTGGTCCTTTGTTCAACAAATGCTCCAAAAATCCTTCTAATATATGAAGCAAGCGCTGAGGAACCAGCATGTATAGCAGCTTCGATCATCTCCTGCAAGAACCCATTCTCAATTTCGCTTTTCGAATCCCCTTCGGCTGCTTTCCATGCCCGAAACAGGATATCCCCGTAAGACTCAAGCATCGACTTCCTCCCAAACGGTATCTGGGAGCGAATCATAGCCAAAACTTCCTTCCCAAACTGTTGGCTTAAACCAAACACGAACGAGAGGAATTTCCTTCCGTCCTCTGTCTTCAAATACAGAGGCGAAATCACGCAACGAACCAGCAACAGCTTCAAATCCTCGATGCTGTCGTCGTCAAAGTCAAACAGAGCAAAAGCCTCCCGGAGCGTGTAGACCTTGTGCACGTCGACCTTCTTCTTCACCGTGAGAGATCTCGCGAGAAGAAAAGGGAGAGTCTGCGAGATTAAGGACTCTCGGCCGGGAAGATTGTCCTTCCACCATTCCTCGCACAAGCACTCGATCGACGAGGAAAGAACCGAGTCGGACTCGAACACGATCAAGTTATCGTGAAGCACCTGAACTCCCGGGAGCAAATCCGACGGCGAGAACGGTTTCTTGGGGTGCGAGACGCAAAGTTGCGCGATATGCGCGAGAATTTGGAGGCGCTCGAGAATTTTGTCCTTCTCATGATCCGGGTTGGCGAGTGGGGGCTCGAGGCGAGAAGAGCGGCGGAGGCGCTTGGAGGGAGGGGTGCGAGGGGATTTGGTGGGGCTGAGGTTTGTTGGAGGGTTTGGTTGAAGAAGGTTGTGGAAGGATTGAATTGCGGAGGAGATTGAATTGCAGAGGGATTGAGGGAGTGTAGAGGAGAGTTCGGAGGATGGTTTGATGGCGTGAATTTGGGTTTTGAGTGATGGCTTGGAGGTTTTGAGAGTTTGTTTTGTGGCTGAAGAAAGAAATTCTTCTGCGGATGAAGGAAGCCTCTTCTTCATGGCGTCCGTTTGGTGAGGGAGGAGGGAAAGTGTTccattttcaaattctctttcaaATTTCTGAACGTCTTCTCGCCTTTTCCATTTGGGCTTATCAAGTGGGCTCAACCTAGAACATACGCAAGGCTTCTTAAAGGGAGGTCCATTTAATGTTTTTCGTTTTTGCCCATTTGTTCACAAACGCCAACTCTCTGGGAACTACCGCTAAATGGGCCTACTTAGCCTTGGTCCCCATGAAATCCGGTTGAGTCCCCTCACCCCTTTTTTTTATGTGAGAGATCAGATAATGCTACAACTTtgtatattaataattaaaagaagaatGTTAGGGACAGCAATTTTGATGTTTTGTAATTATCAATTGGTCATCAATagtgtttttaatggtgtgagattataTTTAATAGTAGGAGATCATTCACTTTTGTTTTGATGGTTAAGTGCTGATCAGAAAACACAAAAGTTGCTGACCCCTATActtttcttaattaaaattGTCATTCATCTAAATATGTTTGTTGAGGTGGCTGAGACATGTGATGTAGTGGTAAAGGTGTTTGCCTCAAGCTAAATGCCATCAAATTCGAATCTAATTAGTGTGTGTGAATGTATTTAtatgacccaaaaaaaaaagatttgttGAGGTGTTCCTGAATATTTGCAATTGgcaaaatattttatgaatttcCATTGTAAAAtatctgaaaaacaaaattataccAAACCATGCACAATCAGCATTACAACATATGAGGAGCCAATAGAATACTTGTACAATATGTACAATAGAAGTTTATGAAGTATTTGAG
The genomic region above belongs to Arachis stenosperma cultivar V10309 chromosome 5, arast.V10309.gnm1.PFL2, whole genome shotgun sequence and contains:
- the LOC130981617 gene encoding uncharacterized protein LOC130981617, yielding MKKRLPSSAEEFLSSATKQTLKTSKPSLKTQIHAIKPSSELSSTLPQSLCNSISSAIQSFHNLLQPNPPTNLSPTKSPRTPPSKRLRRSSRLEPPLANPDHEKDKILERLQILAHIAQLCVSHPKKPFSPSDLLPGVQVLHDNLIVFESDSVLSSSIECLCEEWWKDNLPGRESLISQTLPFLLARSLTVKKKVDVHKVYTLREAFALFDFDDDSIEDLKLLLVRCVISPLYLKTEDGRKFLSFVFGLSQQFGKEVLAMIRSQIPFGRKSMLESYGDILFRAWKAAEGDSKSEIENGFLQEMIEAAIHAGSSALASYIRRIFGAFVEQRTTDGVEKLLFKLAEPVIFRSLQVANSNVRQNALYLLLDLFPLEDPDATKEEKDILLDKQFFLLERLLKDDCPQVRTIAVEGSCRVLHLFWEIIPSPIITKIITKLFDDMSHDACSEVRVSMLNGIIYLLGNPHSHEILKVLLPRLRHLMLDNVLTVRVAAADLLLHLEDVRNFQFNKVVELDSLLSILASDQPPVAQKITKLLMPSYFPSKVPIEEACNRCITLMRRSPMGGAIFCKFAILEGAPKDHLMELIKAFMSLVLSPHKLDANQIEGFLVAASYLCDDLASELCYKNALKQLFTQEKVKKLLTLASTGQAQSSLFNLLSAVHPDGVAGLLEECMAIVTNCNGLSEDVDRQSEVRSAHKLLLSLGYFDDMLEALTSLLHKAAYRCHIKFGTVMPSHSISSVKGKKSKSSGNFSFKSKIINRKQSFEDDYLVAVGIAWQVRDFLLNEDTRKALLRPQTLEMLFLSLKIISEVTIVHCGEYDYMDISPILAYMAIALQMTVDIVSTTSIQNNDRKKRKTEASTSLSESILEQTIEHVLDCLEKLFVADDSTKNDKVDSDLQSANRTNRIATQSDSAHNKPRQVLCKVKMLTAVLKFMADTFAMDFAPHNHELFLNYTSKCVQHIMSSLDRLHHKQIRFNEDDMKSVFFCLKSSFTYATKVLNMTLTDSSGLSTNSPTAFALANDLLDLVVLIESYLGSGYASRLVAAANPWLPDLVLALASISVQKHGVGGRKHSTASDQMKLRIPKWILIVAKTELSSVKDAAEDGYSDQQKFSAFDRLVSMLVVLLKKNSDVMDAVGVIFLDSSLVGLERKDIGLALGLLHFVRFKLFEHDDRDWGDMMLSSLQGIYPKIEREIAEENHEEELDKLTFAKDLIEPLWMHHLYETGKVSMTDE
- the LOC130981618 gene encoding calcium-transporting ATPase 2, plasma membrane-type-like → MMESYLKENFDVKPKNSSEEALERWRKLCGMVKNPKRRFRFTANLSKRQEADAMRLGNKEKLKVAVLVSKAAFQFIQGAQVKPSDEKVPEEVKAAGFEISGDELGTIVEGHDVKKLKSHGGVDGIAEKLSTSTSKGLSSDPDSLSKRQDIYGINKFAESEAKSFWVFVWEALQDMTLMILGVCAFVSLIVGIATEGWPKGAHDGLGIVASILLVVFVTATSDYRQSLQFKDLDKEKKKISVQVTRDGCRQKMSIYELLAGDIVHLSIGDQVPADGLFLSGFSLLIDESSLTGESEPVMVNSEYPFLLSGTKVQDGSCKMLVTTVGMRTQWGKLMATLSEGGDDETPLQVKLNGVATIIGKIGLFFAVVTFAVLVQGLVSRKLQEGRIWSWNGDDALEMLEFFAVAVTIVVVAVPEGLPLAVTLSLAFAMKKMMNDKALVRHLAACETMGSATTICSDKTGTLTTNHMTVVKTCICMNTNEVSNNKASDLCSELPDSSMKLLLQSIFNNTGGEVVVNKHGKREILGTPTETAILEFGLSLGGDFQAEKQECNVVKVEPFNSTKKKMSLVVELPGGGLRAHCKGASEIILASCDKVLNSAGEVVLLNEESNNHLKATIDQFANEALRTLCLAYKELDNGFSSEDPIPDSGYTCIGIVGIKDPVRPGVKESVAVCRSAGITVRMVTGDNINTAKAIARECGILTDDGIAIEGPEFREKSEEELLKLIPKIQVMARSSPLDKHTLVKHLRNTFGEVVAVTGDGTNDAPALHEADIGLAMGIAGTEVAKESADVIILDDNFSTIVTVAKWGRSVYINIQKFVQFQLTVNVVALIVNFTSACVTGSAPLTAVQLLWVNMIMDTLGALALATEPPNDDLMKRLPVGRKGNFISNVMWRNILGQSLYQFMVIWFLQSRGKSIFSLDGPDSDLVLNTLIFNTFVFCQVFNEINSREMEEIDVFKGILNNHVFVGVLTATVFFQIIIVEYLGTFANTAPLTLVQWFFSLLVGFLGMPIAARLKKIRV